The Podarcis muralis chromosome 14, rPodMur119.hap1.1, whole genome shotgun sequence nucleotide sequence CACAGATCCTATATTAATACCAAACAGAATATTAATGCCTTTGATTAGTTAAGGTGTTCCTCTGATTTCTGAAAAAGCCACCATATTTTGGTACTGATACCTAAAAGAACAGGCTGGCTGAAAACAGTCttttacatgtctactcagaagtaagccccattatgTTCAATAACCCAGGAATTCCAAAACTTACTAAGCCCCATTGAGTAGAACTGCATAGAACTGCAGTAAGATTGCAAGTCTAAGCACACTTACTGAATTAGTGGACTTTTTTCAGTTTACAGCATGGGGCTACATGTTGAATGTAAAATAAGATTTGAGAATAACTATTATGCACTTCTTATAAAACTGGCCAACTTTTTAAATAATTACAGATTTATAAAAGCACCTCAAAAACTAGGCACTTGTGCAAGATACCTTATTGTAACAATCTCTGAACAGTTTTCCATGCATGCAAAATAAGTGTAGCTTTTCTTCCACAACATTTTAGTCATTGTATACAGTACTCTATAGAAGCACGCACCCTTTCAAATCAGAGTGGAAAGACAGTTTTAGGGCAGTTGTATATTGGGCCACATGCATCATAAATGCAATCTGATATAAGCCCTTCTGATAGGGCTAATAAAAATCCTTAGTTGTACTTCAAACATGCATAAAAGGGTTATCAGATAAACTTTGATACCTATTCTggatctctctcctctccctgcccccggAACCAATATGGCAGCAAAAGTTCGGGAGGAAGCCTCTCGGAAGATATATGAAAAGTACCTTTCAAATTGAACCTCCTGAAATAAGGTAATGTTTAACTATATATTATAGTTAGGTAAGAGATCTGGGAATCCTTTGGTGGGCAGAATAATTCCCAAATGCCGCCTCTATACAAACCCTATATGCTTGGCCAAAGCTATTCAGCGGAAAGTCCAGAAAAGTAATGAGACGTTAGCCAGGTTTGGTTGGGTCATGCCAAGAAGAGCCAAATTGTAGAATTTCTCTGGAACGTCCTACACCAAAGAGACCATGGCCTCCAGGCTTCTGCCAGCCCTCTGCAGGCGCCCACAGCTGCCAATTCCTAACACCAGCCCTGCCCACAGCTAAGAGTCAAGCTTACACTCTTGTATGCCTTTCCAGCATTGTGCTAGTATTGCCACACGCTCCCCCAGCTCAGTAGATTAAAGGCCCCACCAAGGGATGGGGGCTGCATATGGAAAACCTATCATATGCATTAGAACGGCACCACCTCATTTGGAGTTGACTAGTGGACCCCCAAGTCCTTTGAAGGCCAACACAAGCACAAAGAATCGCCTGTGTGTGGCACAATCTCCACTCCTTTAAATGAAGGGGCTTTGTTTTATAAAGCAAGGCACCTTGCAGTTGGGAATCCAGCAGGCTGTGGTGCTAAGGAGGACAGTAGCAGAGGGAAGCAAACCTTTAGTAGCCAAACCCTCAGGTTCAGCTCTGTGGTTGCAGCTAATCTAAGATGATCCATGATATATGCCTTATCATACTTTTTGCATCCTCATACCCAAACAACATGTACTGATAAAGGTCTAGAAGAAAGAAGAAACTATAAGAAATATAGTTTTTGCTTGATTGTTGAAGGGTAATACTGGACAAATTCTTTAGAGAAAACCACCCGGCGGTTAATAAGGGTGGTGGCTGATGGAAGAATTGTATGGAATTTTACCACCTATTATATCACTTCCCAAATACAGAACTGCCCGATGCCCCTTGAACATGCATCAGAGAATTGCACAGTGCAATGAAGAAAACTACCCTCACATCAAACCAGAGGAAGACTTCCAGGTGAATTCTGATGCAATCATTTACCATGGTCATAGCCTTCTACATTTAGCTGTAGCCAACAGGTATCATCAAACTCTAATACACCTGCTGAAGAAAGGAGCCAATATAAATGACAGGGATAGGTTAGGCCAAACTGCTCTTCACCTAGCTTCTGAAATCCTCGACCAGCAGGCAATTACCATGTTACTCCTCTGCGGAGCGAATGCCAATCTCGCAACTCCAGATACCAAAGAAACTCCTCTCCACTTTGCTGTCTGGTCTTCAGCCTGCAAGGCTGGCATAGTCTTAGCAGCAGGTGATAAGTGTGTTAAGCTACTGCTGTGCAATGGAGCAGATGTACACATGAAAGACTGGGAAGGGCAAGAAGTTATTCACAGCGCTTGCCGAAGTGGCAGAAGAGATATAATAAACCTCTTGCTTGATAATGACGCAGATGTTAACGCTTTAACGCAGGAGGAGGAGTCTGCACTTTTTCTATTTCTTGAAAAAGAGACCAATCTAAGGCAGGGAGACGTACTGAAGAGATTGCTAAGCTTATCATATCCTTTGAAATTAACAAACAGGGAAGGTCGTTTACCCAAAGCACTCAGCCATCCATGCTGTGGACTGCTGAAAGATATGCTCCTGAGAGTGTCTTCAGAGGTCTTGTCTTTGGAGGATATTTGCAAATTCAACATCAGGAAGGTATATCGAGGTAACATGAAATTCTGGCTAAAAGGAGTGATTCCAACCAGCTTGTGGCATTCCATATACATCAATCAAGAGTTCTCCTATGcttcaaaaataaattatttttgattTACTGTGCAACACACATTTTGGAACGCTATCAGACAAGAAGAGCAGAAAGAGGGCCCCGTAAAGCTTTCAAAAATAAGCTTCCttgtttaaattaaataaaatttggaaaaaaaactAGTGAGAAACTTGAATTTGGCTTTATCTTCTGAAGCATTACAAATTCTGTCGAGTGTTATTTGAATAACGTCCATTTAAACTAGTCTGTTAGGGTAAAAGATTTGTAAGAATAATGGGAGTAGATTTCTACATACAAAAAGTTCCACTTGTATGGCATGGTTTCTTGGTCATTATTAAGATTGTTATCATAGCAATAGCTCCCTTGATGCAATGGAATCAGCTCCCAAAGCTCGGAATGAAATCACAAAAGGATTTACCAGGTATGGGCTATAGGCATCTCAGCTTTATTGTCCAttattacttcttcttcttcctcttcctcctccttcctccctctacTTCCTTCTTCTGCCTTCTCCTCATTCTTATcatcattatacagtggtgcctcgcaagacgaaaagaatccgttccgcgagtctctttgtcttgcgtttttttcgtcttgcgaagcaagcccattagcggattagcgctattagcggcttagcgatcagctgataagcggcttagcggatcagctgttaagcggcttagcggatcagctgttaagcggcttagcggatcagctgataagcagcttagcgatcagctgataagcggcttagcggatcagctgataagcggcttagcggatcagctgataagcggcttagcggcttggggaaaaggggagggaaagggaaaaaaccctgcaggaactcgcaagacattttcgtcttgcgaacaagcccataggaaattcgttttgcgaagcacctccaaaacggaaaaccctttcgtctagcgggttttccgtcttgcgaggcatttgtcttgcggggcaccactgtactgcctttccTCAAAGAAGCTCAAGATAGTGTATTTGTTTCTCCCCACTACACACACAATGtgatcctcacaataaccctgtgaggaaggtcagTTCAAAAGATAGTGGCTTCATTATAGcctaggatgatgggagctggagtcccaacaactTCTGGGGGACCACACCTTGGTGCACAAAACTGTCtcacctggcactgaaaagaccACAAAGAACACACTAGGTGAGCTTTACTGGTGTAGTTGTTCCATAACCAGGATGtcaaccaccaagaaggccctctccctggtagCTACCCACCTTTTTCCCCAGTGGGGGCACCTGGAGCAGTGCCTCTGGAGAGATCTTAAGGTTCAGGTAGCTACATATGGAAGAAGTCGGTCTTTTGGGTAGCCTCATgacaagctgtttagggcttaaaGGTtaaaattgggcccagaaattgtACCAACTGTGCCCCAGTTGCAGAGATAATCCCCACCTCCTCCACAATTCCAAGCTCCGAGTGAGAATTTTACTTACTTTAATGTCCCGATGCATGACTCCCATACTGTGGATATAATACACTCCTTCAAGCAGTTCTTGGAAGATCTTTAATGTCCACTGCTTGTCCACATGGTGATAAGGacctttaaaaagggggtggggagtgaagtATTTTATAAGTGACAGCATAATACATCCAGCTATTTCAACAAAGACGTTAATATGAAAATACAGCAtctgcagtgctggctggggctgatgggaggaaTAGGCTAAAAGATCTGGAGGATACTGGATTGGGGAAAACAGAACTAgaacaaaggtccatctagctctgacAGGTAGCAGCTCTCCAATATTTCAGGCAAagggtcttccccagccctacctgccaatgccagagattgaagtcttgacctcctgcatgcaatgaACTACAGCACCTCTGCAACTATAAGCAGGGGCCCACACATTTGTGGTGGCAACTTGCTACTGACCATTTCCACCCTCCCAAGTTCTTTGTGCATGTCATATAGTGCTTGAGTCTTGGAGCTGGCAGATGAAGCCCCCCTCTCTGTCCCTCTGCTGCCAGCTCCCAAACTCCAGAGTGCAACGTGAAAAGCCATTCCTTTCAATGGGGATTTTCTTCGGTTGTGGTGTGTGCAGATGAGGCAAAACCTCAGCAGTACAAAGATGAGAATTCTCTTCTCCACATCCCAGCTAGACAGGGAGAAGGATCATGCGGGTTGAGCAGGAGCACCCGCCCATGGAAAAAAGCTTTTCGGAAACCTGGCTTTAGGATTTACAAATAAGGAAGAAAACATTTGCCGCTTTCAAATGCAGACTAAGATTCATTGCCTTTATTGTTATGGAAatcagcttaaaaaacaacaggcaAATACTAGAAGCACTTTTTACAGCTGCCCAGAgaagaatatttatttatattttaagtctATCTTAAAGGCAGGAAATCACGTTAACATTGAATCTCCCCCACCACACTGCCTTCAAAAACAAAACTTACTGGAAGCATCCTCTGTTTTCAAACATACTTTGTTTCTTTCAGCAATCCAGTCCCACAATGAAATTTCACACAGCTGCATCTGTATGTGAAGCATTAGGTGATACTCTATCTGGGaagaaaaatacaaacatttcagTGTGTTATACATACACATGCACCCACACACCACTTTATCAGATCATGtacaacttccaaaacatttttaaaaataaatttttattcattcGTCCATCCATTTCCCCCAGTCTTTCCATCCTGAGGGGTGGAGCACTAGGGCTGTTACATTATAGGTGAAAATGTGTGTTCATTTCCACCCCTTTTCAGCTCCCAAGAGTaggaaaggattaaaaaaaagtaaatataAAACTAGGATGTGCATATTCAAGAATTAAGTCAGATGGGACATGTTTACAAACAGAATAAAGTAAACCAAGAAGGAGGCGGCCCAAAGAAAGAAGCTGCCAATCGTAGAATCGGAAAGCAAAATTCATCAGATATATCAACGTTTATTTAATCCTGCAAGCAACCTCAATAATAAAAAGCAGTCTATAAACGTTTTAATAAATAACAGGTCTTCCAATGGGGCACTTCTGGTGTTGCAGCATGTCCCTGTGGTTTGGCAGGTCCTatcctatggaactccctgctggtAGAGGTTTGGCAGAAGTCATCCCTGCTCACTTTCAGACACCTTCAGAAAACAGTATTATTCAGACAGATCTTCTGAACTTAAGATTCCTTGCCAAACAGCTTCTATTGACATTTGGTGTTTTTAttccagcacttttttttttaaggttgcaTACCACTTTGcgatattttatatgaaagagaagctttaaaatattataaataaaatcagtCAAACAAGTCCAAAAGCCATCTCTAGAAATATAGCTAGGTTTTGGATTTATGCTGCACAGTTGCTGAAGATTATTCTCCACATGTGTCAAGGGGTAACTAAGTATGTTTAAGAGGAACCCGCATTTACCTGGCACTGATGCCGCACAGATATCCCCTTCTGGGAGTATTCTTCATCAGTGCAAGAATCATTTGTACTAACACTGCCAAGGCTAGCATGATTGCAAGGAGATACAATTGATGGATGATTTTCATTATCTCTTGATCCATCGACTGTGTTATTCATGCAGCTGCTCTCGGGCAATTCAACAGGTAGCGCACATGCATCCATTTTATTTCCTTTACGGTCTCTGCCACCGGAAGATTCAGCAAAGACAATGGAACTGCTGTCTTCCATATCTTGAACGCTGTACTGATCTCTGCAAGAAATGTAAGGAGAGAGACAAAGAACTGTGAGCGGGAGAGAAAATACCTGCTACTGCTGTTCCTCAAACGCTGTGCCAGAGTTTGCATTGGTTAACAAGGTTAACATAGTGTAATTAACAGGGTCTGCTGTCACCTCTCACTCTTCTGCATCAGACCACCCTTCTCCAGGAAGTCTCCTGACAGCTGGAGTGGGAAAGAGAAGGTGGAGGAGCAAACAGCAGCACTCCACACTGAAACCTTTTGCTGCAGGACCCACTTCTAGAGTTCAAAAGCAGTTCCCGTGCTTCCGCTTGCACAaacatttatataaataaaacatgtgaaattaaaatgttttgtttggatGAGCAAGCTGTTAGCTGCTGCACTATAGCAGGTAGGAATGGAATCGCTAGCTGCAAAATGTCAATCTCATGCCTACCAAACATGCAGCCTTTCCCATGCTTGGGCTCTAGAAGTGGTCTGTGGCTTCTATAGGCATAGATACATATGTAGGATTTCACAGAGACCATGAAATAGAAAACCTCTGCTCTCCCCTccagcaaattttaaaataactaGTCATGGAAACATTTTTCAGCAATGAAGAACAAGGTGAAGCAGTATTGTTTTTCAACCTGACAAAAGGAATAACAACGGTaaagatatatttttatattacgTGGTTTAAGAAAAGATCCTTGCTATAGGTTAAGACAACATTCTGCTATATTTTTGGCTTTTATTTGAAAAAGACCAAAAGAGATTGTTCTTACTGATACATAGGATACATACTCAGAACTCTGCCCAGAAGACATTTTGAGGGATAGTAAATTCAAAGTTGTCTCACCTACAAGTTGGATGAAGAGAAACACAACATTTTACAACGACAGACTGACTGTACCATTGGATTATAGTAAAATTATACCTTTTAGTTGCCTACTTTATGAACATGTAGGTGGTTTAAAATCTCAATAGCTAATAAGAACAAATTATTATATTAACTAAGATCAGATACTATATTTATGAATGCAAAACCTATAAAAAGACAACCCCACGAACAATTTTTATATCTTCAAATCATTTATGGAGtgaccagaacagcacacggctTTCCCAAAATTGATACACCATGGAGTTGTCCTACaatatatttattgcttttgttttaaccTTTCCCGCACCAGAgttgtctctttttttaatgcCACACTAGGGACTAGGGAAATTTCAGAAAGCTGTTTATTATGATCCCAAAATATTTCTATGGGCACCAACAGCCAGTTTAGGATGTGCGATGTGTTATGTACGACAGAGAGAAGCCACAAAACTAATGTTGTACtcgccttttgggcttgctggtTGAACATGTTCCATCCAAGCAGTGTGATATCCCACAATATTAGGGTGCTGCAACCCAGCCAACACTTTAACTTCCCGCAACACCTACAAAAAAAACAAGACGGAATGCATCCTGTTCTTATCATTGGCAAGCCATTGTTTACCAGAATTTCAAGAACTGAGGAACACTTTTCCTGAAATAAAACTGGAGGTGCACTTCATtcttatatcccccccccaaaaaaaacccccaaag carries:
- the ANKRD61 gene encoding ankyrin repeat domain-containing protein 61; its protein translation is MEELYGILPPIISLPKYRTARCPLNMHQRIAQCNEENYPHIKPEEDFQVNSDAIIYHGHSLLHLAVANRYHQTLIHLLKKGANINDRDRLGQTALHLASEILDQQAITMLLLCGANANLATPDTKETPLHFAVWSSACKAGIVLAAGDKCVKLLLCNGADVHMKDWEGQEVIHSACRSGRRDIINLLLDNDADVNALTQEEESALFLFLEKETNLRQGDVLKRLLSLSYPLKLTNREGRLPKALSHPCCGLLKDMLLRVSSEVLSLEDICKFNIRKVYRGNMKFWLKGVIPTSLWHSIYINQEFSYASKINYF